A window of the Kosakonia radicincitans DSM 16656 genome harbors these coding sequences:
- a CDS encoding NCS2 family permease, with translation MSQQHTTQASGQGLLDRVFKLREHGTSARTEVIAGFTTFLTMVYIVFVNPQILGVAGMDTSAVFVTTCLIAAFGSILMGLVANLPVALAPAMGLNAFFAFVVVGAMGLSWQIGMGAIFWGAVGLLLLTLFRVRYWMIANIPVSLRVGITSGIGLFIGMMGLKNAGVIVPNKETLVSIGNLTSHSVLLGVLGFFIITILASRNIHAAVLVSIVVTTLLGWLLGDVQYHGIVSAPPSVASVVGNVDLAGSFNIGLAGVIFSFMLVNLFDSSGTLIGVTDKAGLVDESGKFPRMKQALFVDSVSSVTGAFIGTSSVTAYIESSSGVSVGGRTGLTAVVVGLLFLLVIFLSPLAGMVPGYAAAGALIYVGVLMTSSLARVNWHDLTEAVPAFITAVMMPFSFSITEGIALGFISYCVMKIGTGRLRDLSPCVIVVAVLFLLKIVFIDAH, from the coding sequence ATGAGCCAACAACACACTACCCAGGCTTCGGGCCAGGGGTTGCTTGACCGCGTGTTTAAATTACGCGAGCACGGCACATCGGCACGCACCGAAGTGATCGCCGGTTTCACGACGTTTTTGACGATGGTGTATATCGTTTTTGTTAACCCCCAGATTCTGGGCGTCGCCGGGATGGATACCAGCGCAGTATTTGTGACCACCTGCCTGATTGCTGCGTTCGGCAGCATCCTGATGGGGCTGGTAGCTAACCTGCCGGTTGCGCTGGCACCGGCAATGGGTCTGAACGCCTTCTTTGCGTTTGTGGTTGTTGGCGCCATGGGGCTTTCCTGGCAGATCGGCATGGGCGCAATCTTCTGGGGCGCGGTGGGTCTGTTGCTGCTTACCTTGTTCCGCGTTCGTTACTGGATGATCGCCAATATTCCGGTCAGTCTGCGCGTGGGTATCACCAGCGGTATTGGGCTGTTTATTGGCATGATGGGGCTGAAAAACGCTGGCGTAATCGTGCCGAACAAAGAGACGCTGGTGAGCATCGGTAACCTGACTTCCCACAGCGTTCTGCTGGGCGTTCTTGGTTTCTTTATCATCACTATTCTGGCGTCGCGCAACATTCACGCCGCTGTGCTGGTGTCGATTGTTGTTACTACACTGCTGGGCTGGCTGCTGGGCGATGTGCAGTATCACGGTATTGTTTCTGCGCCGCCGAGCGTGGCAAGCGTTGTCGGTAATGTGGATCTGGCCGGTTCCTTTAATATTGGCCTGGCGGGTGTGATCTTCTCGTTTATGCTGGTGAACCTGTTTGACTCCTCCGGTACGCTGATCGGCGTGACCGATAAAGCCGGGCTGGTGGATGAAAGTGGTAAGTTCCCGCGCATGAAGCAGGCGCTGTTTGTCGACAGCGTCTCTTCGGTGACTGGTGCCTTTATCGGTACCTCTTCTGTTACCGCGTATATCGAGTCTTCTTCTGGTGTTTCTGTTGGCGGCCGTACCGGTCTGACTGCGGTGGTGGTTGGCCTGCTGTTCCTGCTGGTGATCTTCCTGTCGCCGTTAGCGGGTATGGTACCAGGCTATGCTGCTGCGGGTGCGCTGATCTATGTGGGCGTGCTGATGACATCCAGCCTGGCGCGTGTGAATTGGCATGATCTGACAGAAGCCGTGCCGGCGTTTATCACTGCGGTAATGATGCCGTTCAGCTTCTCGATTACCGAAGGTATCGCGCTGGGCTTTATCTCTTACTGCGTGATGAAAATCGGTACTGGCCGCCTGCGCGATCTCAGCCCATGCGTGATTGTGGTTGCGGTGCTGTTCCTGCTGAAAATCGTCTTTATCGACGCGCATTAA
- a CDS encoding NADPH-dependent FMN reductase: MSVELKVVTLLGSLRKGSFNAMVARTLPKLAPAGMDITPLPSIANIPLYDADIQQEEGFPESVQELAEHIRAADGVVIVTPEYNYSVPGGLKNAIDWLSRLPEQPLAGKPVLIQTSSMGAIGGARCQYHLRQILVFLDAMVMNKPEFMGGVIQSKVDQQTGEVVDQSTLDHLTGQLTAFGEYIQRVKP; the protein is encoded by the coding sequence ATGTCTGTTGAACTCAAGGTTGTGACCCTGCTCGGTAGCCTGCGTAAAGGCTCTTTTAATGCCATGGTCGCGCGCACATTGCCTAAGCTTGCGCCAGCGGGCATGGACATCACGCCATTGCCTTCGATTGCCAATATCCCGCTGTATGATGCCGATATTCAGCAAGAAGAAGGTTTCCCGGAAAGTGTGCAGGAACTTGCCGAACATATCCGTGCGGCTGACGGCGTGGTGATTGTGACGCCGGAATATAACTACTCAGTGCCGGGCGGCCTGAAGAATGCGATTGACTGGCTGTCTCGCTTACCAGAGCAGCCGCTGGCGGGTAAGCCGGTGCTGATTCAGACCAGCTCAATGGGCGCGATTGGCGGCGCGCGTTGCCAGTATCATCTGCGCCAGATCCTGGTGTTCCTTGATGCGATGGTCATGAACAAACCGGAGTTTATGGGTGGGGTGATTCAAAGCAAGGTTGATCAGCAGACGGGAGAAGTGGTTGATCAAAGCACGCTTGACCATCTGACTGGCCAGCTTACGGCTTTCGGCGAGTATATTCAGCGCGTTAAGCCGTAA
- the yieH gene encoding 6-phosphogluconate phosphatase, whose amino-acid sequence MSHIDAIFFDCDGTLVDSEVICSRAYVHMFQAFGITLALEEVFKRFKGMKLYEIIDVIAGERGVSLEKEALEPIYRAEVARLFDSELEVIAGANALLDAVSVPMCVVSNGPVSKMQHSLGKLGMLHHFPGKLFSGYDIQRWKPDPALMYHAARALNVDPVNCILVDDSSAGAQSGIAAGMEVYYFCADPHNKPIDHPKVTTFTDLAQLPELWRARGWHVTR is encoded by the coding sequence ATGTCCCACATTGATGCAATATTTTTCGACTGTGACGGCACCCTGGTCGATAGTGAAGTTATTTGTTCCCGCGCCTATGTGCATATGTTTCAGGCTTTTGGCATCACACTGGCTCTGGAAGAGGTCTTTAAACGCTTTAAAGGCATGAAGTTATACGAAATTATTGATGTCATCGCCGGAGAGCGCGGTGTAAGCCTGGAGAAAGAGGCGCTTGAACCCATTTATCGTGCGGAAGTGGCGCGCCTGTTCGACAGCGAACTGGAAGTAATTGCCGGTGCGAACGCATTGCTGGATGCAGTGAGTGTACCGATGTGTGTGGTTTCTAATGGCCCGGTCAGCAAAATGCAACACTCATTGGGCAAATTAGGCATGCTACATCACTTTCCTGGAAAACTGTTTAGCGGTTATGACATCCAACGCTGGAAGCCCGATCCGGCGTTAATGTACCATGCAGCCAGAGCGCTGAATGTTGATCCTGTGAACTGTATTCTGGTGGACGACTCCTCCGCTGGGGCACAATCAGGAATCGCGGCAGGGATGGAAGTGTATTACTTCTGCGCCGATCCGCATAACAAACCCATTGATCACCCTAAAGTGACGACGTTCACTGATTTAGCGCAGCTGCCGGAACTCTGGCGTGCGCGTGGGTGGCATGTTACGCGTTAA